Sequence from the Clostridium butyricum genome:
TGGTTCTGCAAACTTAGATTATGTTTTCAACGTATGTACACAAATTGCTGAAAATGTTGAAAATGACTGTCTTGTAGTTGTTAAGTCTACAGTTCCAATAGGAACTAATGATAGAGTTGAAGAGTTTTTAAGGGAAAGTTTAAAAAACAAAGTTCATATTGAGGTTGCATCTAATCCTGAATTTTTATCTCAAGGAACAGCTGTAAAAGATACACTTGAGGCAAAAAGAATCGTTATTGGTGTTGAATCAAAAGGTGCAGAAGAATTGTTAAGAGAAGTTTATGAAAGATATAATCAGCCAATTGTTGTAACAAATAGAAGAAGTGCAGAAATGATCAAATATGCATCTAATGATTTTTTAGCACTAAAGATTTCATTTATTAATGAAATTGCTAATTTTTGTGAATTTGTTGGCGCTGATATTGAAGATGTAACAAAAGGTATGAGTTATGATCCTAGAATTGGAGATAAATTCTTAAAAGCAGGTATAGGATATGGTGGATCATGTTTTCCTAAAGATACAAAGGCACTTCACTGGCTTTCAAATGATAATGGAAATGAAATAAGAACAATAAAAGCAACTATTGAAGTAAATGAAAATCAGAAATATAAATTATTTAGACAAGCAAAGAAAAGATTTGGAAATTTAAGAGGTTTAAGAGCTGCTGTACTTGGATTAACATTTAAACCTGGAACAGATGACTTAAGAGAAGCGCCTTCAATACCTAATATTAGAAGACTTTTAGATGAAGGAGTACAAGTTGTTGCTTATGATCCAGTAGGAGAGAATAATTTCAAAAAGCTTTATCCAAGTGAAATAGAATATGTTAATAAGCCAGAAGAGGCAATTGCAGGGGCTGATGTTGTATTTATTTTTACAGAGTGGGATGAAATAAAGAATATTAAAATAGATACTTATTGTAACCTAATGAATACTCCAATTATTTTTGATGGAAGAAACTGCTATAAGATAGCTGACATAATGAATGAAAAAGTAGATTACTATTCAGTAGGAAGAAAAACAATATTAAATTATGAGAAATCATTAAATATAGAAGTTGCAGCTACTAAAAAATAACTACTTTGATAAGGAAGGTGAAGTTATGTTATGTGCACTCATAATGGCAGGAGGAAAAGGGACAAGATTCTGGCCACTATCCACAGAAGAAAAGCCTAAACAGTTTTTAAACCTTATAGGTGATGAAACAATGATACAGATGACTGTAAATAGAGTAAAGCCAATAATACCAATAGAAAGAATATTTATATGTACTGTTTCTCCATATGTTGATTTAGTAAAAGAACAACTTCCAGAACTTCCAGTGGAAAATATAATAGTTGAACCAGAGGGGAGAAATACAGCGCCATGCATTACTCTTTCTTCAATGATAATAAAGAGAAGATTTAAAGATGCAGTTATGGCGGTATTACCTTCAGATCATTTAATAAAAAATGAAGAAAAGTTTAGAGATATTATCGTAAATTGCAGTAATTTCATTAATAAAAATGATAAAGCAATAATTACTGTTGGAATGAAAATGGATAGACCAGAAACTGGATATGGATATATAAAATATAGTGATAATTATGTAGACGTGAATGAAGAAAGATTCATAAAGGTAGATAAATTTGTTGAGAAGCCAGATTTAGTAAAAGCAAAAAGATATTTAAGAGATGGTAATTATCTTTGGAATGGCGGAATGTTTTTGTGGAAGGTTGAAAATATATTAAATGAAATAAGAGAATATTGTCCAAGTATATATGAACCTTTAAAGGGTGTTCAAAGTGTAGATATAAATGAAATAAAAGATGTAATTAATGAAAATTATAATAAGACGGAAGCTATATCCATAGATTATGCGGTTTTAGAAAAATCTAAAGAGATATATGTTGTACCTGTAGATATTGGGTGGGATGATATTGGAACATGGAAATCAGTAGAGAGATATAAAAAGAAAGATGATTTTAATAATATTATTGAAGGAAATGCAAGGGTAATTGAATCTAAATCAAATATTGCAATTAATAATGATAAAAGAGTTGTGATGATTGGAATTGAAGATGTTATGACTATTGAGACTGATGACAGCATTTATATTGTTAATAAGGGGTATATGGATAATCTTAGAGATTATAGAGAGAGTATTTAAATTAATCAATATTAATGGAGGAACAATATGTCAAGAATTAAATTTTTGAATACACAGATAGATAATGTAACTATGGAAGAAGCAATCACTAGAATTGAT
This genomic interval carries:
- a CDS encoding UDP-glucose dehydrogenase family protein, which codes for MKIVVSGTGYVGLVTGACLAEKDHKVTCVDIDENKVEMMKQGISPIYEPGLDELLKNNYLRGKLNFTTDYKNSYKDADIIFIGVGTPERSDGSANLDYVFNVCTQIAENVENDCLVVVKSTVPIGTNDRVEEFLRESLKNKVHIEVASNPEFLSQGTAVKDTLEAKRIVIGVESKGAEELLREVYERYNQPIVVTNRRSAEMIKYASNDFLALKISFINEIANFCEFVGADIEDVTKGMSYDPRIGDKFLKAGIGYGGSCFPKDTKALHWLSNDNGNEIRTIKATIEVNENQKYKLFRQAKKRFGNLRGLRAAVLGLTFKPGTDDLREAPSIPNIRRLLDEGVQVVAYDPVGENNFKKLYPSEIEYVNKPEEAIAGADVVFIFTEWDEIKNIKIDTYCNLMNTPIIFDGRNCYKIADIMNEKVDYYSVGRKTILNYEKSLNIEVAATKK
- a CDS encoding mannose-1-phosphate guanylyltransferase codes for the protein MLCALIMAGGKGTRFWPLSTEEKPKQFLNLIGDETMIQMTVNRVKPIIPIERIFICTVSPYVDLVKEQLPELPVENIIVEPEGRNTAPCITLSSMIIKRRFKDAVMAVLPSDHLIKNEEKFRDIIVNCSNFINKNDKAIITVGMKMDRPETGYGYIKYSDNYVDVNEERFIKVDKFVEKPDLVKAKRYLRDGNYLWNGGMFLWKVENILNEIREYCPSIYEPLKGVQSVDINEIKDVINENYNKTEAISIDYAVLEKSKEIYVVPVDIGWDDIGTWKSVERYKKKDDFNNIIEGNARVIESKSNIAINNDKRVVMIGIEDVMTIETDDSIYIVNKGYMDNLRDYRESI